In one Pempheris klunzingeri isolate RE-2024b chromosome 8, fPemKlu1.hap1, whole genome shotgun sequence genomic region, the following are encoded:
- the she gene encoding SH2 domain-containing adapter protein E isoform X1 gives MAKWFRDFPINLKNGNERVRSASESGPQTRPKPSFSRDSLKGNQRKDGGVGGLLAGRNRKNSATELGRNNAGSGGGTVWDSLTNGKGRKNSKVETGTSDENRQVRTSSLAQAYMSRMIKVDKQDKTPKLNGISGQKQPDNEKGRSDIKTTLIILEDYADPFDAEKTKEQREAERAGVNDGYMEPYDAQVIITEVRRRGSKDLLKVCVLLDRGQREGKGDEGKPTPPNIYDTPYEGGLEGDSEGVWIPVTRPESDVRPAGEYELPWEWRKEDIVRALSAQFEAVDCSPSKENGSTSSRQQQQQQQQQQQQQQQHTLRQKNWNHKILVPSSPSSSSSPSFPSSPILKLSPLTPPSPSFPTLKLSPSSSPNKLSPPSPTSPSAPLDGEAIKVDPSLPLEKQSWYHGSVSRQQAEAQLQRCREASFLVRDSESGTSKYSIALKTSQSCVHIIVAQTKSVKGLGFTLDQSSCVFSSIPELVHHYCTHRLPFTGAEHMTLQHPVPRPH, from the exons ATGGCAAAATGGTTCAGAGATTTCCCAATCAACCTGAAGAACGGCAACGAAAGGGTCCGTTCGGCCTCTGAATCTGGTCCTCAAACTCGACCCAAACCCTCGTTTTCTCGTGACAGTCTGAAAGGAAACCAGCGCAAAGATGGAGGAGTGGGGGGTTTATTGGCAGGGAGAAACAGGAAAAATTCGGCTACAGAATTGGGTCGTAACAACGCCGGTTCTGGTGGTGGGACAGTCTGGGATAGTCTCACAAATGGAAAAGGTCGCAAAAACTCCAAGGTCGAGACCGGGACTTCAGATGAGAACCGTCAGGTTAGGACCTCCAGTTTGGCACAAGCGTACATGAGCAGGATGATCAAAGTGGACAAACAAGACAAGACCCCCAAACTCAACGGAATTAGTGGACAGAAGCAGCCCGATAACGAAAAGGGAAGATCTGACATTAAAACAACG CTGATTATCCTGGAGGACTACGCGGATCCTTTCGATGCAGAGAAAAccaaggagcagagagaggctgagagagcaGGAGTGAATGATGGGTACATGGAGCCCTATGATGCCCAGGTCATCATCACAG AGGTTCGTAGACGGGGCTCCAAAGATCtcctgaaagtgtgtgtgctgctggacCGGGGCCAGAGAGAGGGTAAAGGAGATGAGGGAAAGCCCACGCCCCCAAACATCTACGACACGCCATATGAGGGTGGGCTGGAAGGCGACAGTGAAGGGGTGTGGATCCCTGTCACGCGGCCAGAGTCTGATGTCCGTCCCGCTGGAGAGTACGAACTGCCCTGGGAGTGGAGAAAGGAGGACATTGTTCGAGCGCTGTCAG CTCAGTTTGAGGCAGTGGATTGTTCTCCTAGTAAAGAGAACGGATCCACCTCCAgccgccagcagcagcagcagcagcagcagcagcagcagcagcaacaacaacacacccTGAGACAGAAGAACTGGAACCATAAAATACTTGTACCATCTtctccgtcttcctcctcctctccctcctttccctcctctcctatTCTAAAACTCTCCCCTCTCACGCCCCCATCTCCTTCTTTCCCCACCCTCAAACTCTCCCCCTCTTCTAGTCCTAACAAACTCTCCCCACCGTCTCCTACCTCCCCCAGTGCCCCACTGGATGGGGAGGCAATCAAAGTGGACCCCAGCCTGCCGCTGGAGAAGCAGAG CTGGTACCACGGCAGTGTGAGtcggcagcaggctgaggctcagctgcagcgctgcaggGAAGCCAGCTTCCTGGTGAGAGACAGTGAATCAGGAACCAGCAAATACTCCATCGCTCTGAA GACCAGTCAGAGTTGTGTGCACATCATTGTGGCCCAGACTAAGAGCGTTAAGGGCTTGGGCTTCACCCTGGATCAGAGTAGCTGTGTCTTCTCCAGTATCCCTGAGCTGGTCCATCactactgcacacacagactgccttTCACTGGAGCAGAGCACATGACCCTGCAGCATCCTGTGCCCAGGCCACACTGA
- the she gene encoding SH2 domain-containing adapter protein E isoform X2, with amino-acid sequence MAKWFRDFPINLKNGNERVRSASESGPQTRPKPSFSRDSLKGNQRKDGGVGGLLAGRNRKNSATELGRNNAGSGGGTVWDSLTNGKGRKNSKVETGTSDENRQVRTSSLAQAYMSRMIKVDKQDKTPKLNGISGQKQPDNEKGRSDIKTTLIILEDYADPFDAEKTKEQREAERAGVNDGYMEPYDAQVIITEVRRRGSKDLLKVCVLLDRGQREGKGDEGKPTPPNIYDTPYEGGLEGDSEGVWIPVTRPESDVRPAGEYELPWEWRKEDIVRALSAQFEAVDCSPSKENGSTSSRQQQQQQQQQQQQQQQHTLRQKNWNHKILVPSSPSSSSSPSFPSSPILKLSPLTPPSPSFPTLKLSPSSSPNKLSPPSPTSPSAPLDGEAIKVDPSLPLEKQSWYHGSVSRQQAEAQLQRCREASFLDQSELCAHHCGPD; translated from the exons ATGGCAAAATGGTTCAGAGATTTCCCAATCAACCTGAAGAACGGCAACGAAAGGGTCCGTTCGGCCTCTGAATCTGGTCCTCAAACTCGACCCAAACCCTCGTTTTCTCGTGACAGTCTGAAAGGAAACCAGCGCAAAGATGGAGGAGTGGGGGGTTTATTGGCAGGGAGAAACAGGAAAAATTCGGCTACAGAATTGGGTCGTAACAACGCCGGTTCTGGTGGTGGGACAGTCTGGGATAGTCTCACAAATGGAAAAGGTCGCAAAAACTCCAAGGTCGAGACCGGGACTTCAGATGAGAACCGTCAGGTTAGGACCTCCAGTTTGGCACAAGCGTACATGAGCAGGATGATCAAAGTGGACAAACAAGACAAGACCCCCAAACTCAACGGAATTAGTGGACAGAAGCAGCCCGATAACGAAAAGGGAAGATCTGACATTAAAACAACG CTGATTATCCTGGAGGACTACGCGGATCCTTTCGATGCAGAGAAAAccaaggagcagagagaggctgagagagcaGGAGTGAATGATGGGTACATGGAGCCCTATGATGCCCAGGTCATCATCACAG AGGTTCGTAGACGGGGCTCCAAAGATCtcctgaaagtgtgtgtgctgctggacCGGGGCCAGAGAGAGGGTAAAGGAGATGAGGGAAAGCCCACGCCCCCAAACATCTACGACACGCCATATGAGGGTGGGCTGGAAGGCGACAGTGAAGGGGTGTGGATCCCTGTCACGCGGCCAGAGTCTGATGTCCGTCCCGCTGGAGAGTACGAACTGCCCTGGGAGTGGAGAAAGGAGGACATTGTTCGAGCGCTGTCAG CTCAGTTTGAGGCAGTGGATTGTTCTCCTAGTAAAGAGAACGGATCCACCTCCAgccgccagcagcagcagcagcagcagcagcagcagcagcagcaacaacaacacacccTGAGACAGAAGAACTGGAACCATAAAATACTTGTACCATCTtctccgtcttcctcctcctctccctcctttccctcctctcctatTCTAAAACTCTCCCCTCTCACGCCCCCATCTCCTTCTTTCCCCACCCTCAAACTCTCCCCCTCTTCTAGTCCTAACAAACTCTCCCCACCGTCTCCTACCTCCCCCAGTGCCCCACTGGATGGGGAGGCAATCAAAGTGGACCCCAGCCTGCCGCTGGAGAAGCAGAG CTGGTACCACGGCAGTGTGAGtcggcagcaggctgaggctcagctgcagcgctgcaggGAAGCCAGCTTCCTG GACCAGTCAGAGTTGTGTGCACATCATTGTGGCCCAGACTAA